The Chloroflexaceae bacterium genome has a segment encoding these proteins:
- the tig gene encoding trigger factor, which produces MKITTEKLPRSLIALQIELDKDRLERGLDQAARRLSQKYPVHGFRPGKVPRFIIERTFGRQMLIEEASEDLINKAFREALKQENIEPVGPPSLKEISSSDPFIFTVHVPVAPTVDVGDYRAIRVPLEIEPIAEETVDRAMEMIRERHKVLKELDSPRPVQEGDEIRVRLDTIIDGAPLVERAEGEAAPEETLDVVRGRLVEELYAGLLGMNVGETKEITARLPDDHPNERVRGKEVTFKVEILQIQERLLPDWEELPTLENFDGTLEELRARTRAELEETARTQAEQKVLNAYLEHLVAQTSFDIPEVMIRDQAEEMLEREGRQYARYGVTLEQVLEYRGQTRDQAVEALLPQAERQLQLNLAAREVLHREGLVVSDAEIESEIERMALEYAEDQRENVAKLMRSSLQREIAGLVLDRKLRERLVAIATGTAPAPEAPATPVAPAAAGESSEPAAAEAVATEAPVAAESPASGSVRSAE; this is translated from the coding sequence GTGAAGATCACCACGGAGAAGCTCCCCAGGAGCCTGATAGCATTGCAGATTGAGCTTGACAAGGATCGTCTGGAACGTGGCCTTGACCAGGCCGCGCGGCGCCTGTCGCAGAAGTACCCGGTGCACGGCTTCCGTCCGGGCAAGGTGCCCCGTTTCATTATTGAGCGGACCTTCGGGCGCCAGATGCTGATTGAAGAGGCGTCAGAGGACCTGATCAACAAAGCCTTCCGCGAGGCGCTCAAGCAGGAGAACATTGAGCCTGTCGGTCCACCCAGCCTCAAGGAGATTTCCTCCTCCGATCCTTTCATTTTTACGGTGCACGTGCCCGTGGCGCCCACCGTGGACGTGGGGGACTACCGCGCCATCCGCGTTCCTCTGGAGATTGAGCCCATCGCCGAGGAGACGGTGGATCGGGCCATGGAGATGATCCGCGAGCGCCACAAGGTGCTGAAAGAACTCGATAGTCCCCGCCCGGTACAGGAGGGCGACGAGATCCGCGTGCGCCTGGACACGATCATTGATGGCGCGCCGCTGGTCGAGCGCGCGGAAGGGGAAGCGGCCCCCGAGGAGACACTCGATGTGGTCAGGGGCCGGCTGGTGGAGGAGTTGTACGCTGGCCTCCTGGGGATGAACGTTGGCGAGACGAAGGAAATAACCGCCCGGCTGCCCGATGATCACCCGAACGAGCGGGTGCGCGGCAAGGAAGTGACCTTCAAGGTCGAAATCCTGCAGATCCAGGAACGCCTGCTGCCCGATTGGGAAGAATTGCCCACGCTCGAAAACTTCGACGGCACGCTGGAAGAATTGCGTGCCAGAACCCGCGCTGAACTCGAAGAAACTGCCCGCACCCAGGCCGAACAGAAAGTGCTGAACGCCTATCTTGAACACCTGGTTGCTCAGACCAGCTTCGATATCCCCGAAGTTATGATCCGTGACCAGGCCGAGGAAATGCTCGAACGGGAAGGGCGGCAGTACGCGCGCTACGGCGTCACCCTGGAGCAGGTGCTGGAGTATCGCGGCCAGACGCGTGACCAGGCCGTTGAGGCGTTACTGCCGCAGGCCGAACGCCAGTTGCAGCTCAATCTCGCCGCGCGCGAAGTGCTGCATCGCGAAGGGCTGGTGGTTTCCGACGCCGAGATTGAGAGCGAGATCGAGCGCATGGCCCTGGAGTATGCCGAAGATCAGCGCGAAAACGTTGCAAAGTTGATGCGCTCGAGTTTGCAACGCGAGATTGCCGGCCTGGTGCTTGATCGCAAGCTGCGCGAGCGCCTGGTGGCCATTGCGACTGGTACAGCGCCCGCGCCGGAAGCGCCAGCCACACCCGTGGCCCCGGCAGCGGCGGGCGAGTCGTCTGAGCCGGCGGCGGCGGAGGCTGTCGCCACTGAAGCGCCCGTGGCCGCCGAGTCGCCAGCGTCGGGGTCTGTAAGGTCCGCGGAATGA
- a CDS encoding ATP-dependent Clp protease proteolytic subunit: MNWISPKGPSWELPRPESLIPMVVESTSRGERAFDIYSRLLKERIVILGTPIDDQIANLVVAQLLFLASEDPDRDIWLYINSPGGSVTAGLAIYDTMHHIRPHVATVCLGMAASMATIILAGGEKGKRFSLPNSTIHMHPALGGFRGSGPDVEIQARELLRLQNLGRELLARDTGQPVEKIARDFDRDAFMTPIQAKEYGIIDEILMPEEMAEKK, translated from the coding sequence ATGAACTGGATTTCTCCAAAGGGTCCATCCTGGGAGCTTCCCCGGCCTGAGAGTTTAATCCCCATGGTGGTGGAAAGCACCAGTCGTGGCGAGCGCGCCTTTGATATTTATTCGCGCCTCCTCAAGGAGCGCATCGTCATCCTGGGCACCCCTATTGACGACCAGATTGCCAACCTTGTCGTCGCGCAGTTGCTGTTCCTGGCCAGTGAGGACCCGGACCGCGACATCTGGCTCTATATCAACAGTCCAGGCGGGTCGGTCACCGCGGGGCTGGCGATCTACGATACGATGCACCATATCCGCCCCCACGTGGCCACAGTATGCCTGGGCATGGCCGCGAGCATGGCGACGATCATTCTCGCCGGTGGAGAGAAAGGGAAGCGTTTCAGCCTGCCCAACTCGACGATCCATATGCATCCGGCCCTCGGCGGCTTCCGCGGCTCCGGCCCTGACGTCGAGATTCAGGCCCGCGAATTGCTCCGGCTCCAGAACCTGGGGCGCGAACTGCTGGCCCGTGACACCGGGCAACCTGTGGAGAAGATCGCCCGCGACTTCGACCGCGACGCCTTTATGACGCCGATCCAGGCCAAAGAATACGGTATCATTGACGAGATCCTGATGCCTGAGGAAATGGCCGAGAAGAAGTAA